The nucleotide sequence CCATTTAACCAGATATCCGTTATTGGGTATCCGGCAGCCCAGATCCTCATGGAGCTCCTTATAGATATTTTCCAGAGAGGGGGGCGCTTCCACCCCTGGTTTTACTGAAAAACAGAGACCATGGGCCTGCCCTTCGTTGTGGTAGGGATCCTGCCCCAGAATCAATACTTTCACCTTGCTTAAAGGCGTCAGATGCAGAGCGTTGAATATATCGTCTGCCGGCGGATAGATAACCCTTGTATTGTATTCTTCCCGGACAAATTTGTAGAGTTTCGCATAATAAGGCTTCTTAAATTCCTCTCCGACTGCCTCTACCCAGTCGTTTACCAGCATTCCCATCGTAAATAACCTCCACTGTTTCCTTTACTGACAGCGGCCGCATTCGGACCGCTATATCCTCATCGACACGCCTTTCTGTGCCAGGTATCGTTTTAAATCCATAATTTCCAGTTCTTTGTAGTGGAACAGGGAAGCCGCCAGCGCCGCGTCTGCGCCGCCTTCTGTCAGCGCCTCATAAAAATGCTCTCTGGTACCTGCGCCGCCGGATGCAATCACAGGAACGGAAACATGATTCGCAATAGTTCCCGTCAGTTCCAGATCATAACCGGCTTTTGTACCGTCGCAGTCCATACTGGTCAGGAGAATTTCTCCTGCCCCCAGCTCACATGCCTGGATTGCCCATGCTACCGCATCCAGTCCCGTGTCAATCCGGCCGCCGTTTTTATATACATTCCATCCGCTGCCATCCGGCCTTCTTCTGGCATCTATGGCAACTACCACACACTGGCTGCCAAACTTGTCCGCTGCTTCCTGAATGAGATTCGGCGTATTGATGGCAGAAGAATTGATGGAAATCTTATCCGCTCCTTCCCGCAGCAGCACACGAAAATCTTCCACCGTACGAATACCTCCGCCTACCGTAAAAGGAATAAACACCGTCTCCGCCACTCTGCGTACCATATCCACTACCGTATTTCTGGCATCGGAAGACGCGGTAATATCCAGAAACACCACTTCGTCCGCCCCTGCCTGGTCATAGGCCGCCGCAACCGCCACCGGATCTCCCGCGTCTTTCAGATTCACGAAATTAACTCCTTTTACCACCCGCCCGTTATGTACATCCAGACAGGGAATAATCCTTTTTGTAAACATGTTCAATCCTCCCCTGTTCTGGTAAAATTCTGCAGAATCTGCAGTCCCACGGAACTGCTTTTCTCCGGATGAAACTGGCAGGCAAATACACGATCCTGCTCCACGGATGCATGAATATTCACACTGTATTCCGTGGAAGCTTTTACGATTTCTTCATGTTCCGCTTTCAGATAAAAGGAATGGACGAAATATACGAAAGCTCCCTCTGCCACCCCTTCAAACAGCCTGCCCTGATTCTGAAGATGAAGGGAGTTCCAGCCGATATGGGGTATTTTCAG is from Lachnospiraceae bacterium JLR.KK002 and encodes:
- the ung gene encoding uracil-DNA glycosylase codes for the protein MGMLVNDWVEAVGEEFKKPYYAKLYKFVREEYNTRVIYPPADDIFNALHLTPLSKVKVLILGQDPYHNEGQAHGLCFSVKPGVEAPPSLENIYKELHEDLGCRIPNNGYLVKWAEQGVLMLNTVLTVRAHQANSHQGQGWEQFTDAIIHAVNAQDRPIVSMLWGRPAQNKGSVLTNPKHLVLKAPHPSPLSAYRGFFGCKHFSQANEFLQANGVEPVDWQIEDL
- the hisF gene encoding imidazole glycerol phosphate synthase subunit HisF translates to MFTKRIIPCLDVHNGRVVKGVNFVNLKDAGDPVAVAAAYDQAGADEVVFLDITASSDARNTVVDMVRRVAETVFIPFTVGGGIRTVEDFRVLLREGADKISINSSAINTPNLIQEAADKFGSQCVVVAIDARRRPDGSGWNVYKNGGRIDTGLDAVAWAIQACELGAGEILLTSMDCDGTKAGYDLELTGTIANHVSVPVIASGGAGTREHFYEALTEGGADAALAASLFHYKELEIMDLKRYLAQKGVSMRI